In the genome of Planctomyces sp. SH-PL62, the window GACCCTCGCGATGCAGCCGCCCCCCCTCGAACCACTCGCGTTCACGCCGATCCTCCGACGGCTCGTCTGGGGGGGCCGCAGGCTGGGGACGGTGCTGGGCAAGCCGATCGGCGACGGCGACGACTACGCCGAGAGCTGGGAGATCGCCGACTACCACGACGCCGTGAGCGTCGTTCGCGACGGCCCGCTCGCCGGGACGACACTCCGCGACCTGGTCGAGAACCGCCCGGCGGAGCTGTTCGGCCGGGGACGGGCCGAGGCGCAATTCCCTCTCCTGGTCAAGCTCCTGGACGCTCGCGAGCCCCTCTCCGTCCAGGTCCACCCCGACGACGCGCTGGGGAGGGAACTGGCCGGGGACCGCGGCAAGACCGAGGCCTGGGTCGTCCTCGCCGCCGATCCCGGCTCGCGGATCTACGCCGGGCTGAAGGCGGGCGTCGGCCGCGAGGACCTGGAGCGGGCGATCCGCGAGGGCGCGGTCGAGCCGCTGCTCCACCAGTTCGAGCCCCGGCCGGGCGACTGCGTGCTGGTGGAGGCGGGGACCGTCCACGCCATCGGCGCCGGGGTCCTGCTCGCCGAGATCCAGCAGACCTCCGACGCGACCTTCCGGGTGTTCGACTGGAACCGGGTCGACGCCGCGGGGAAGCCCCGGGACCTGCACGTCGACCAGGCCCTCCGCTCGATCGACTTCGGCCGGGGGCCGGTCGACCCGATCGTCCCCGCCCCGCTCGTGCTGGAGGACGGCGACGTCCGCGAGCCGCTGGTGCGGTGCCGATACTTCGAACTGGAGCGCTGGACGATCGAAGCCCCGGCCGAGATCGGCCGCGACGATCGGTTCACGATCTTGATGGTGCTCGACGGCGAGGTCCGGGCGCGGGGGCCTCGGGGCGACCTGACGTTCCGCAAGGGGGAGACGGTCCTCTTGCCGGCGACGATCGGCCCGACGATGATCATCCCCGTGGGCCGGGCCGTCGTCCTGGCCTGTCAGCAGCCCTGATCGAGATCGCGCGGAGCCGTCGCCGGAGACCCCATGGCCGAGGAACCGAAACATCCCAACGACCCGGATCGGGTCCACCTTCGCGACTGGCTGGGCCTGGCCCGGGCCGTCCCGGCGGCCTTCGACGTCCGCAAACTCCTCCTTGCCGCCGTCGGCCTCCTCGTGCTGGAGGCGGGCTGGTCGGCGATCGGCCGGCTCGCGCCGGACCCCCACCTGGACTCCCCGCGCGTCCTGGGGTTCGCGAGCCTCTACGGCGAACTATTCGAGCCGCCTGGGGCTTTCGTCGAGGCGCTGCGACGTCCGGCCTGGAATCTGACCCGGCCGGTGCGGCTGCTGGTCGAGCCGCTGTCGGCGATCTTCGCGATCGACGGTCTCGGCGGGGACGTGCTCTCCTCGCTGGGGAGGCTGGTGCTCGCGGTCGTCGTGATGGGTGTCGTGGGAGGCGCGATCTGCCGGCTGGCGGTCGCCGAGGCCGGTACGGGGGATCGGGCGGGGCTCCGCGAATCGCTCGGGTTCGCATTCCGCAACGCCTGGGGGCTTTCGGCCGCACCGCTCTATCCCCTGGCGATCGTGCTGCTGCTGGGGGGGGCGTCGGCCGGATTCGGCCTGGTCGCGCGGTTTCTGCCGTCGCTGACGGCGGCGTTGTTCGCCGTCCCGATGCTCCTGGGGCTGACGTCGGCGGCCTTTCTGGTCCTCGCGATCGCGACCTGGCCGCTGATCCACGCGGCGATCGCGGCCGAATCCGAGGAGGCCGTGGAGGCGATCGGCCGGACGTACGGCTACGTCAAGCATCGGCCCATGACGCTGGCGGCGTGCGTCGCGGCGGCCTGGGCGCTGGGGACGCTCGGCCTGGCGGCGTTCGAGGTCTTCCTCTGGGCGGGGATGCACCTGGGAGTCTGGGGGATGGGCCTGGCGGCCTTCCCCTCCCGGCCGGGGGCCATCGGGGGAGAGATCGAGGCCTGGACGGCGGTCGTCGGCCTGGCACTCCAGGCCTGGACGTTCGCCTTCTTCTGGAGCGCGGCCGTGCGGGCCTACCTCCTGTTCCGTCAGGACGTGGACGGGGGCCTAAGGCCCGGGATCGCGACGACGGCGGGGGAGGCGGGGGGCTCGGCGGCCCTGCGGTAGAGGGCGGCGAGCTTGTCGGCCTCGGCGTCGAGGTCGAAGCGGGCGCGGAGGTCCGTCCGCGCGGCGGCGCCCAGTTCGAGGGCGGCTTTGGGGTGGTCGACGAGGTGGAGCAGGGCGTCGGCCAGGCTCGCGGGGTCGTCGGGGGGGACGAGGAGCCCGGACCGCCCCGCCTGGATCAGCCCGCGAAGCCCCCGGACGTTGGACGCGATGCAGGGGACGCCCTGGACCAGGGCCAGGGTGAGCGTCCGCCCGGTGCTGGGCTCCCGCGCCGGCTGGCAGTAGACGTCGACGGCCGACCAGAGCCGGGGGCCGACGACGTCGAACTCGGCGACGGTCACGCGCTCGTGGATGCGGAGGGCCGTGGCGCGGCGGCGGACCTCGATCGAGTCGCCCCCCTGGACGGCGATCAGGAATTCCAGGTCGCGGCCCCGGGCGAGGACGATCCGGGCGGCCTCCAGGAAGGTGTCGAAGCCGGTCTCGGCCAGGGGGGGCCCGGCGACGGCCGCCACCGGGACCTTGCTCGAGGCGACCCGGGGCGCGGAGGGCTCGACGGCGACCCCGGGGGGGATCACCAGGGCGCGATCGGCCGGGACGCCCAGCTCGTCGACGAGGACGTCTCGCAGCTCCTCGCTGGAGACCACGAAGGTGTGCAGCCAGCGTCGGCTGATCCGCAGCCCGTCCTCGGCGACCAGAAAGTCGTCGACGGTCTGGATGTAGGGGATGCGCCAGGTCTCGGCCATCGCCAGGGCCGTCTCGGCGGTCTCCTCGTGGACGGCGTGGAGCACGGCGGGGCGGGGGACCGTCCGGCCCTGGAAGACCCGGCGGACGGCCAGGCCCTTGAGCCAGCGTCGCCCCAGCGCGGGGATCGCCGAGACCCGGGGGTCGTCGAGCGCGTCGGCCCGGCTCGTGCAGATGGCGCGGGGGGCGATCCCGCGCGCCTCCAGGCGGTCGAGCAACGGGCCCAGGGGCCAGCCGTCGTCGTCGAGCCCCAGCCTGCCGGCCAGGATCACCACGTCCAGGGGGATGTCGCCGTCTTCTCCGTCCGCCACCGGCCCCCTCTCCCGAAATCTCGGCGACGTTCGTCGTTCGCGGCCCCGCGCGGCCGTTGGAATCGCGGGGCGGCTGGATTATAGTGATCCCGTCCGAATGATCGGCACAACTTGCGCCCGCGAACCCGTCGAGCCCACGGAATGACCCCACAGCAATCGACCGCCGCCGCCCCCACTCAGGAACACCTCTACGCCCTGACGAGCCGGCTGCTGGACAACGTCGGTCAGGTGGTGCTCGGCAAGGCCGAGCCCATCAAGCTCGCCGTGGTCGCGCTCCTGGCCCAGGGCCACGTCTTGATCGAGGACGTCCCCGGCGTCGGCAAGACGCTGCTGGCGCGGGCCCTCGCGGCCAGTATCGACTGTTCGTTCCGGCGAATCCAGTTCACCCCGGATCTCCTGCCGTCGGACGTCCTGGGATCGAGCGTCTTCCACGCGCCTTCGAGCGACTTCGTCTTCAAGCCGGGCCCGGTCTTCACCAACGTCGTGCTGGCCGACGAGATCAACCGGACCACCCCCCGCACCCAGAGCGCCCTGCTGGAGGCGATGAGCGACCGCCAGGTCTCCGTGGAAGGGGTCACCTACCCGCTGGAGGCGCCGTTCATCGTGCTGGCGACCCAGAACCCGTATGAATTCGAGGGGACCTACGTCCTGCCCGAGAGCCAGCTCGACCGCTTCATGATCCGGATCCGGATGGGCTACCCGATCCGGTCCGAGGAGCGTCGGCTGCTGCACGACCACCGCGCCGGCGAGCCGGTGACCACCCTGCGCCCGGTGCTGACGGCCGCGGACGTGGTGCACCTCCAGGACGGCGTCCGCGGGGTCCGGGTCGACGAGGCGATCGCCGACTACCTGCTGGACATCGTCCACCTGACCCGGCGGAGCGAGGACCTGCACGTCGGCGTCAGCACCCGAGGCGCCCTCACCCTCTATCGCGCGGCCCAGAGCCTGGCGATGGTCTCGGGCCGGGACTTCGTGGTCCCGGACGACGTCAAGTCGCTGGCGGTGCCGGTCCTGGCCCACCGCGTCCTGGGCAAGTCGTTCCTCCAAGCCGGCGAGTTCGGCGCGGCGGAGGCCATCATCCGGGACATCGTCGATCGCGTCAAGGTCCCCACCTGACCCCCGCCCGATCCGGCGGGACGAGGGGGCGCAGGCCCCGAAGGAGATCCGACGCGACCGGGAGGGATCGAACGATGAGCGTGGAGGAGAAACCCCGGACCCCCCGCCCCCGACGAGGGGCCGGACGCCTCGCCAGGGGGCTGATGCAGGCCCTGGTGCCGACCGAGCGCACCCTGGTGACCCGCGAAGGGTTCTGCTACTTCGCGGTGATGCTGGTTTTGCTGGCGGCGGGGATGCTCCAGCAGATCAACCTGATCCTCCTGGTGGCGACCACGGCGGTCGGGCCGTTCATCGCCTCGTGGTTCGGCAGCCGGGCGATGCTCCGGCGGCTGAGCGTGCTGCGGCGCTCCCCCGGCTACATCTTCGCGGGCGACCCCCTGGCGGTCGACTACACGCTGGAGAACGGCCGGCGGCGGATGGCGGCCCTGGCCCTCTTCTTGGAGGACCAACTCGTCCCCGGCGAGCGCGGGGCGACCGGCGCGATCTCGTCGCCTCGGGTCTTCTTCCCCCGCATCGCCGCCCGCGACCGCGGCC includes:
- a CDS encoding type I phosphomannose isomerase catalytic subunit → MQPPPLEPLAFTPILRRLVWGGRRLGTVLGKPIGDGDDYAESWEIADYHDAVSVVRDGPLAGTTLRDLVENRPAELFGRGRAEAQFPLLVKLLDAREPLSVQVHPDDALGRELAGDRGKTEAWVVLAADPGSRIYAGLKAGVGREDLERAIREGAVEPLLHQFEPRPGDCVLVEAGTVHAIGAGVLLAEIQQTSDATFRVFDWNRVDAAGKPRDLHVDQALRSIDFGRGPVDPIVPAPLVLEDGDVREPLVRCRYFELERWTIEAPAEIGRDDRFTILMVLDGEVRARGPRGDLTFRKGETVLLPATIGPTMIIPVGRAVVLACQQP
- a CDS encoding glycosyltransferase family 4 protein, encoding MADGEDGDIPLDVVILAGRLGLDDDGWPLGPLLDRLEARGIAPRAICTSRADALDDPRVSAIPALGRRWLKGLAVRRVFQGRTVPRPAVLHAVHEETAETALAMAETWRIPYIQTVDDFLVAEDGLRISRRWLHTFVVSSEELRDVLVDELGVPADRALVIPPGVAVEPSAPRVASSKVPVAAVAGPPLAETGFDTFLEAARIVLARGRDLEFLIAVQGGDSIEVRRRATALRIHERVTVAEFDVVGPRLWSAVDVYCQPAREPSTGRTLTLALVQGVPCIASNVRGLRGLIQAGRSGLLVPPDDPASLADALLHLVDHPKAALELGAAARTDLRARFDLDAEADKLAALYRRAAEPPASPAVVAIPGLRPPSTS
- a CDS encoding AAA family ATPase, which translates into the protein MTPQQSTAAAPTQEHLYALTSRLLDNVGQVVLGKAEPIKLAVVALLAQGHVLIEDVPGVGKTLLARALAASIDCSFRRIQFTPDLLPSDVLGSSVFHAPSSDFVFKPGPVFTNVVLADEINRTTPRTQSALLEAMSDRQVSVEGVTYPLEAPFIVLATQNPYEFEGTYVLPESQLDRFMIRIRMGYPIRSEERRLLHDHRAGEPVTTLRPVLTAADVVHLQDGVRGVRVDEAIADYLLDIVHLTRRSEDLHVGVSTRGALTLYRAAQSLAMVSGRDFVVPDDVKSLAVPVLAHRVLGKSFLQAGEFGAAEAIIRDIVDRVKVPT